A stretch of the Candidatus Neptunochlamydia vexilliferae genome encodes the following:
- a CDS encoding immunity 53 family protein, with product MRNRSLDLLQKWYLDQCDGDWEHEFGVKIDTLDNPGWKVNIDLVDTDLEGKNFSEICWEKNEQNWVQCDVKKCQFQGAGGSQNLNDIIEIFLNWAQEGNL from the coding sequence ATGAGAAACAGGTCGCTCGATTTATTGCAAAAATGGTATCTTGATCAATGTGATGGTGATTGGGAACATGAGTTTGGAGTTAAAATAGATACGCTGGATAATCCTGGATGGAAAGTTAATATAGATTTGGTTGATACAGATTTAGAAGGGAAAAACTTTAGTGAAATTTGTTGGGAAAAAAATGAACAGAACTGGGTTCAGTGTGATGTGAAAAAATGCCAGTTTCAAGGAGCTGGCGGGTCTCAAAACCTGAATGATATTATTGAAATATTTTTAAACTGGGCTCAAGAAGGTAATCTGTAG